A single window of Cytobacillus dafuensis DNA harbors:
- a CDS encoding oligosaccharide flippase family protein: MENFSQKGNVKTLIIYTFSRYYKQGIVFLRSMILAYLLSIDAFGLYSWVAVLLTFSIVINLGTNYSLVKYVSIKKDPLEQQRYINNTFSILVYSYIIFTILALAITNTKINIFADLWFLVIFILFLYQINIYYESLLRSIEKFTEIAIGYILVASLEVILLLAYFKSVNLEKALYFYAVSLLVANVYYFMTSKKYTRLSLNSPKNLFGHEFNELIKSGSLLLLFNLGYLLYINIDKILIGIYRGNEDLGIYNFSTTLIAGSAIVLQSISYIYYSKLLKFYSTNKPNTIEVFRKTLILLSVLLILFNAAVIFVMQLFIQFFFTQYAESFVIIVILIVGQYFNTLALFCNVIQIARDKEKLIVIQQIISIIVNTLLSGIFLILNYPLYFVAIGTLISQLVFTCLAYRNAKRQVVMKDESSKARS, translated from the coding sequence ATGGAGAACTTTAGTCAAAAAGGAAATGTAAAAACGCTTATTATTTACACATTTTCGAGATATTATAAGCAAGGCATTGTCTTTCTAAGAAGTATGATTTTAGCCTATCTTTTGTCAATTGATGCATTTGGATTATATAGCTGGGTTGCTGTGCTCTTAACATTTTCTATCGTTATAAACTTAGGAACGAATTACTCGTTAGTAAAATATGTATCTATTAAGAAAGATCCACTTGAACAACAAAGGTATATAAATAATACATTTTCAATTTTAGTATATAGCTATATCATTTTTACCATTTTGGCTTTAGCTATAACAAATACGAAAATAAATATCTTTGCTGATTTATGGTTTTTAGTTATTTTTATTCTCTTTCTTTACCAAATAAACATTTATTATGAAAGTCTATTGCGATCCATTGAGAAATTTACTGAAATAGCGATTGGGTATATTCTTGTTGCTTCTCTAGAGGTTATTTTACTATTAGCCTATTTTAAAAGCGTAAATTTAGAAAAAGCTTTATATTTTTATGCGGTTTCACTTTTAGTGGCAAATGTTTATTATTTTATGACATCAAAAAAATATACTAGATTATCATTAAATTCTCCAAAGAATTTGTTCGGCCATGAATTTAATGAATTAATAAAGAGCGGTAGCTTGCTGCTGTTATTTAATTTAGGTTATTTGCTGTATATCAACATAGATAAAATTTTAATTGGAATTTATAGAGGAAATGAAGATTTAGGAATTTATAATTTTTCGACAACACTTATTGCTGGAAGTGCTATTGTATTGCAATCCATATCATATATTTATTATTCGAAGCTTTTAAAATTTTACTCTACGAACAAACCAAACACAATAGAGGTTTTTCGGAAAACATTAATCCTATTAAGTGTTTTGCTCATTCTATTTAATGCAGCTGTTATATTTGTAATGCAATTGTTTATTCAATTTTTCTTTACTCAATATGCTGAATCCTTTGTCATTATTGTCATTCTGATCGTGGGGCAATATTTTAATACCCTTGCTTTATTCTGTAATGTTATTCAAATTGCAAGAGACAAAGAAAAACTAATTGTCATTCAACAAATTATTTCGATAATAGTTAACACTTTATTAAGCGGAATATTTTTAATTTTAAATTATCCCTTATATTTTGTGGCAATCGGTACACTTATTTCCCAATTAGTATTTACTTGCTTAGCTTACAGAAACGCCAAAAGACAAGTGGTGATGAAAGATGAATCAAGTAAGGCTAGGTCGTAA
- a CDS encoding acylneuraminate cytidylyltransferase family protein, translating to MVSRKNIAIIPARGGSKRLPKKNIIDFFDKPMIAWTIEAAVQANIFDRIIVSTDNEEIASVSKAFGAEVPFLRNEFEDDYSPVSMATIAALKQSMNYFKEEYENVVQLMANCPLRNSNDIVSAYEFYITSGLDFQISCFKFGWMNPWWAVKLDDNLMPERIFNEAYHKRSQDLSDLYCPTGAIWIAKCNELLKENTFYGKNHSFYPLSWISAVDIDDMKDFEMAKAAYIIRSNQK from the coding sequence ATGGTAAGTAGGAAGAATATTGCCATCATTCCGGCTAGAGGGGGGTCCAAGCGGTTACCGAAAAAGAATATCATTGATTTTTTTGACAAGCCGATGATTGCTTGGACGATAGAAGCTGCCGTTCAGGCAAATATTTTCGATCGAATCATTGTGAGTACTGATAATGAAGAAATTGCTTCCGTTTCAAAAGCTTTTGGAGCAGAGGTTCCGTTTCTTAGAAATGAGTTTGAAGACGATTATTCCCCAGTAAGTATGGCTACGATTGCAGCACTGAAACAATCGATGAATTATTTCAAAGAGGAGTATGAAAATGTCGTTCAGCTAATGGCTAATTGTCCACTTAGAAATAGCAATGATATTGTTTCAGCATATGAATTTTATATAACTAGTGGGTTAGATTTCCAAATTAGCTGTTTTAAATTTGGGTGGATGAACCCTTGGTGGGCAGTAAAATTAGATGATAACCTCATGCCTGAACGAATTTTTAATGAGGCCTATCATAAAAGATCCCAAGATTTAAGTGATTTGTACTGTCCTACGGGAGCGATTTGGATAGCAAAATGTAATGAGCTGTTGAAAGAAAATACATTCTATGGAAAGAATCATAGCTTTTATCCTTTGTCATGGATTTCAGCAGTTGATATTGATGATATGAAAGATTTCGAAATGGCCAAGGCAGCATATATTATAAGAAGCAATCAGAAATGA
- a CDS encoding SDR family oxidoreductase codes for MMAKTLLITGGTGKVGKQFVKFFLSQQCKVVITSRSNLNVLEFLEQLDKKEYLDSFHFIQVDLEDKSAANVIIKWCEQNETWPDVLINNARNIDYLKMENGYVPYENWHGEFNLDVIVPYNLTMKFISHTQSILKNVINISSMYGIVPPNPSLYEDFHNQSPIHYGVAKAALIHLTKELSVRLSDRKIQVNTISFGGVEGRVNEDFKKKYGRLCPMGRMLKEEEVIGAVQFLASDYSAGITGHNLVVDGGWSVW; via the coding sequence ATGATGGCTAAAACATTATTAATTACTGGCGGTACAGGAAAAGTGGGGAAGCAGTTCGTTAAGTTTTTTTTATCACAGCAATGTAAAGTAGTCATTACATCGAGAAGTAACCTGAACGTATTGGAGTTTTTGGAGCAACTAGATAAAAAGGAATATCTCGATTCATTCCATTTCATACAGGTAGATTTAGAGGATAAAAGTGCTGCAAATGTAATTATCAAATGGTGTGAGCAGAATGAAACTTGGCCCGACGTTCTTATAAATAATGCTAGAAATATAGATTATTTAAAGATGGAGAACGGATATGTACCATACGAAAACTGGCATGGAGAATTCAATTTAGATGTCATTGTTCCATATAACCTAACAATGAAATTTATTAGTCATACACAATCTATATTAAAGAATGTTATTAATATTTCATCCATGTATGGAATAGTCCCGCCGAATCCATCACTCTATGAAGACTTTCATAATCAGTCCCCTATTCATTATGGTGTTGCCAAAGCAGCATTAATCCACCTTACGAAAGAATTATCAGTCCGGCTTTCTGATAGAAAAATTCAAGTAAATACTATATCCTTTGGCGGTGTTGAAGGCCGTGTTAACGAGGATTTCAAAAAAAAATATGGAAGGCTTTGCCCGATGGGGAGAATGCTAAAAGAAGAAGAAGTGATAGGAGCTGTGCAATTTCTAGCCTCAGATTATTCAGCAGGTATAACTGGACATAATCTTGTTGTTGATGGGGGCTGGTCTGTATGGTAA
- a CDS encoding Gfo/Idh/MocA family oxidoreductase produces MKELKLGVIGMSDGNGHPYSWSAIFNGFNDAYMKDCPFPVIPDYLSKQSFPEDSIFEGKVSYIWTQDKEISKHVAKSSNIEHIVEHYPDMIGQVDGILLARDDYEHHLEISEPFLKAGLPIYIDKPIAINKKQANKIFSLQKYKGQIFTCSALGYAKEFQLTDKMKTEIGNLEYVEACIMKSWEKYSIHIIEPVLKIIGDQGEIKLVNKTISNNKHIITYTWDSHLVTTISTLGESPSPIKIRLFGSKGYKELVFEDTFYAFKKALQHFINIIKKEDPPINQGFVMKVVDMIERGLES; encoded by the coding sequence GTGAAAGAATTAAAGCTGGGTGTAATTGGAATGAGTGATGGAAATGGTCATCCGTATTCATGGTCAGCAATATTTAATGGATTCAATGATGCATATATGAAAGATTGTCCCTTTCCTGTTATACCAGACTATTTATCTAAACAGTCATTCCCAGAAGATAGTATATTTGAGGGAAAAGTATCATATATTTGGACTCAGGATAAAGAAATCTCTAAGCATGTGGCCAAGTCAAGCAACATAGAACATATTGTAGAACATTACCCAGATATGATTGGTCAAGTGGATGGGATTCTTCTGGCGCGAGATGATTATGAACATCATCTTGAAATAAGCGAACCTTTTTTGAAAGCAGGTTTACCTATTTATATTGATAAGCCCATTGCCATCAATAAAAAGCAAGCTAATAAAATTTTTTCATTGCAAAAATATAAAGGCCAAATATTTACATGTTCTGCTCTAGGGTACGCAAAAGAGTTCCAATTAACAGACAAAATGAAAACAGAGATCGGCAATTTAGAATATGTCGAAGCATGTATTATGAAAAGTTGGGAAAAATATTCCATTCATATAATTGAACCAGTCTTAAAGATCATTGGAGATCAAGGGGAAATTAAATTAGTGAACAAAACAATAAGTAATAATAAACATATCATTACTTATACCTGGGATAGTCATTTAGTTACAACCATCTCGACATTAGGAGAAAGTCCATCCCCAATTAAAATTAGATTATTTGGCTCAAAAGGTTACAAAGAGCTTGTATTTGAAGACACATTTTACGCTTTTAAGAAAGCATTACAGCACTTTATAAATATTATTAAAAAGGAAGATCCTCCAATTAATCAAGGGTTTGTTATGAAGGTAGTCGATATGATTGAAAGAGGTTTGGAATCATGA
- a CDS encoding aldo/keto reductase, whose product MKLSLGTVQFGLNYGITNHSGMTPAEEVKEILDYAKENSINHLDTAPSYGNSEQVIGNLINHDFIINTKTPHFNSCEIGEQDIDVLENTFFQSLKNLKQTCLEGIYIHNIHDMRKKNAEKLFQKLESLKKQGYVRKIGFSVYDGEDIGFLLKYYDFDLVQIPINIFDQRFLVNNYLVELKNRKIEIHARSIFLQGILLSQIKELPPHFTNNTAIFKKYENFLKENQLTKLDGAIHFVNNIKEIDYMIVGVNHVQQLKEILESYNKKIVIEDDVHLLSINNPDLIDPRRW is encoded by the coding sequence ATGAAGCTATCGTTAGGTACAGTGCAATTTGGCCTTAACTACGGTATAACGAATCATTCAGGAATGACTCCTGCTGAAGAAGTGAAAGAAATACTGGATTATGCAAAAGAAAATTCGATCAATCATTTAGATACGGCCCCTTCATATGGAAATAGTGAGCAAGTAATCGGTAATCTTATTAATCATGATTTCATCATAAATACGAAAACACCGCATTTTAATTCTTGTGAAATTGGAGAACAGGATATTGATGTCTTGGAAAACACTTTTTTTCAATCATTAAAGAATCTTAAACAAACATGTTTAGAAGGAATTTATATACACAACATCCATGATATGAGGAAGAAAAATGCAGAAAAACTATTTCAAAAATTAGAATCCCTGAAAAAGCAAGGCTATGTAAGGAAGATAGGCTTTTCAGTATACGATGGAGAAGACATTGGTTTTTTATTGAAGTATTATGATTTTGATTTAGTGCAAATACCAATTAATATATTTGATCAAAGATTTTTAGTAAATAATTACTTAGTTGAATTAAAAAATAGAAAAATAGAGATTCATGCTAGATCAATTTTTTTACAAGGGATTCTTTTGTCCCAAATAAAAGAGCTACCTCCGCATTTTACCAATAATACTGCAATATTTAAAAAATATGAGAATTTTTTAAAGGAAAATCAACTTACAAAACTAGATGGAGCCATCCACTTTGTCAATAACATAAAAGAAATCGATTATATGATTGTTGGTGTAAATCATGTTCAACAGCTGAAAGAAATTCTGGAATCTTATAATAAGAAAATAGTGATAGAGGATGATGTTCATTTACTATCAATAAACAACCCCGATTTAATTGATCCAAGGAGATGGTAA
- the pseI gene encoding pseudaminic acid synthase produces the protein MKTIQIGNKQIGRDSKPFIIAEMSGNHNHSLERALSIVEAAAKSGADALKLQTYTADTMTLNIDEGDFFINDSNNLWKGNSLYSLYQQAYTPWEWHKPIFDRCLELGMIPFSTPFDETAVDFLENLNVPMYKIASFENNDLPLIKKVASTGKTMIISTGMATAAELDETVSAARNAGCKDIILLKCTSTYPATSENTNILTIPHMKELFNCQVGLSDHSMGTGVAVASVALGATVIEKHFTLSRADGGVDSAFSMEPDEMKTLVIETERAWQALGNVTYGPTEKEKTSLKYRRSIYASADIKKGQTFTKDCIKVIRPGLGLPPKYYDLIVGRKAKEEIKKGTPISFDLF, from the coding sequence TTGAAAACTATTCAAATAGGCAATAAACAGATTGGAAGAGATAGTAAACCATTTATTATTGCAGAAATGTCGGGCAACCATAATCACTCTTTGGAAAGGGCACTTTCTATTGTAGAGGCAGCAGCAAAATCGGGTGCTGATGCACTTAAATTACAAACTTATACTGCTGATACGATGACCTTAAATATTGATGAAGGTGATTTTTTTATTAATGATTCTAATAACCTTTGGAAAGGAAATTCTCTTTACAGCCTATATCAGCAAGCATATACCCCATGGGAATGGCACAAGCCTATTTTTGATAGATGTCTTGAGCTTGGCATGATTCCATTCAGCACGCCCTTCGATGAAACAGCTGTCGATTTTCTAGAAAATCTAAATGTTCCAATGTATAAAATAGCATCCTTTGAAAATAACGATCTCCCATTAATTAAAAAAGTGGCCTCTACAGGTAAAACGATGATTATTTCTACAGGAATGGCTACAGCAGCAGAATTAGATGAAACTGTAAGTGCAGCCCGTAATGCGGGTTGTAAAGACATCATTTTGTTAAAATGCACGAGTACTTATCCAGCCACTTCAGAAAATACGAATATTTTAACGATTCCCCATATGAAAGAGCTGTTTAATTGTCAGGTTGGATTATCTGATCATTCAATGGGAACGGGTGTAGCAGTCGCGAGTGTTGCCTTAGGTGCAACAGTAATAGAAAAACACTTTACTCTATCTCGAGCAGATGGAGGAGTGGATTCCGCCTTTTCGATGGAGCCAGATGAAATGAAAACACTTGTAATTGAAACAGAAAGAGCATGGCAGGCACTTGGAAACGTAACATATGGTCCGACTGAAAAAGAAAAAACATCCTTAAAATATCGCAGATCGATTTATGCTTCAGCTGATATTAAAAAAGGACAGACCTTTACTAAAGATTGTATTAAAGTTATAAGGCCAGGATTGGGACTCCCTCCTAAATATTACGACTTAATAGTAGGAAGAAAAGCAAAAGAGGAAATAAAAAAAGGAACACCAATTTCGTTCGATTTATTTTAA
- a CDS encoding WbqC family protein: protein MRVAIMQPTYLPWMGYFNLIKSSDVFVFLDDVQFAKRSWQQRNKILLHGKEKYLTVPVKTKNAKSLQLSEVMVDDQQEWRKDHKNTLFHAYYNHPFGKEVWQEISEVLDGESDLLCEINISIINKICHKLNMNKKILRSNEIPVTGKKSEYLLKICQNLEAEKYLSAMGSKEYIEKESLFRNSKIQVVYQNYSPKTYHQFGCSGFTPYLSIIDLIANIGWEKVLDHFDENCFD from the coding sequence GTGAGAGTTGCCATTATGCAGCCGACTTATTTGCCATGGATGGGATATTTTAATTTGATTAAATCTTCCGATGTATTTGTTTTTCTAGACGATGTTCAATTTGCGAAAAGATCTTGGCAGCAGAGAAATAAGATTTTATTACATGGAAAAGAAAAATATTTGACTGTTCCAGTAAAAACAAAAAATGCAAAAAGCTTGCAACTTTCCGAGGTTATGGTTGACGACCAGCAGGAGTGGAGGAAGGATCATAAGAATACTTTGTTTCACGCCTATTATAATCACCCATTTGGAAAGGAAGTATGGCAAGAAATATCCGAGGTTTTAGATGGTGAAAGCGACCTTTTATGTGAGATTAATATATCTATTATCAATAAAATCTGTCATAAACTTAATATGAATAAAAAAATATTAAGGAGCAATGAAATACCTGTTACTGGAAAAAAATCAGAGTATTTATTGAAGATTTGTCAAAATCTCGAAGCAGAAAAATACTTAAGTGCAATGGGTTCAAAAGAGTATATTGAAAAAGAATCTCTATTTCGAAACAGCAAGATACAGGTAGTATATCAGAACTATTCGCCTAAAACCTACCATCAATTTGGTTGTAGTGGCTTTACTCCTTATTTATCAATAATTGATTTAATTGCCAATATAGGCTGGGAGAAGGTATTAGACCACTTTGATGAAAATTGTTTTGATTAG
- a CDS encoding formyltransferase family protein, whose amino-acid sequence MREAIFFGSNYKILQIINRKIPIKKVFCESENFNLDLYNFTMLHSIPIEFVSKKGDIQFHTNENLGISCGFGLIFNKMHIQSFKNGIWNIHYGKLPSIRSRHPISWAFLLGEKELWVSIHEINEKIDQGYLLAKGKVYRDLNDSHKEIEEKFESLIEAELLEQAVKNYLNNKKELLVGELYYENLINKFVSISPEDYDSTFLFHLFKSQKKYGGVKIQGRTYTTCHFFNRNFKELYEGYSIFTCKDGVKIGIR is encoded by the coding sequence ATGAGAGAAGCAATTTTCTTTGGGAGCAACTACAAAATCCTTCAAATAATCAACAGAAAGATACCGATAAAAAAGGTTTTTTGTGAGAGTGAAAATTTTAATTTAGATTTATATAATTTTACAATGCTCCACTCTATTCCAATTGAATTTGTATCTAAAAAGGGTGATATCCAATTTCACACTAATGAAAATTTAGGCATATCTTGCGGGTTTGGGCTCATTTTTAATAAAATGCATATTCAATCATTTAAAAATGGCATTTGGAATATACACTATGGAAAATTGCCTTCAATAAGAAGCCGACATCCTATTTCCTGGGCCTTTCTGCTTGGGGAAAAGGAGCTATGGGTGTCTATACATGAGATTAACGAAAAAATTGATCAAGGCTATCTCCTAGCAAAAGGAAAGGTATACAGAGATTTAAACGATTCTCATAAAGAAATTGAAGAGAAGTTTGAAAGTTTAATTGAGGCTGAATTATTGGAGCAAGCAGTAAAAAACTATTTGAATAATAAGAAAGAATTATTAGTTGGAGAGCTTTATTATGAAAATTTAATCAATAAATTTGTAAGCATTAGTCCAGAAGATTACGATAGTACATTTTTATTTCATCTGTTTAAATCACAAAAAAAATATGGCGGCGTTAAAATTCAAGGAAGAACATATACAACATGCCATTTTTTCAATAGAAATTTTAAAGAATTATACGAAGGGTATAGCATATTTACGTGCAAAGATGGAGTGAAAATCGGCATAAGGTAA
- the pseG gene encoding UDP-2,4-diacetamido-2,4,6-trideoxy-beta-L-altropyranose hydrolase, with translation MRYVFRVDASFQMGTGHVMRCLIIADELKKQHQCSSIIFICREFQGNMIDFIMKKGYQVRLLPSINSTETANSKKIDSSWLGTSWENDAKQTIHIFKELHEPIDWIIIDHYGIDSRWQKEVKEHVNKIMVIDDLANRSHFCDVILDQNFYHDYNSRYDSLVPKRCIKLLGPDYVLLRPEFMITEKKAIDKIKKKRKIFISFGGADPTNETEKALNALKKIKTNHDLEIDVVVGKGNPHKERIKRICDTGSFRYFCQVNNIAQLMADADLAIGAGGISIYERLYMGLPSITISTADNQTKALNDLALEGYVYYLGESKEVSEILIENTVLHFLLNRLELKRYEFNERSNFLWEQLQNPSNNQQKDTDKKGFL, from the coding sequence ATGAGATATGTTTTTCGGGTTGATGCTTCCTTCCAAATGGGAACTGGTCATGTCATGCGATGTTTAATAATTGCTGATGAACTTAAAAAACAACACCAGTGCAGTTCAATCATATTTATATGTCGGGAATTTCAAGGAAACATGATTGACTTCATCATGAAAAAAGGCTACCAAGTACGGCTGCTCCCATCTATAAACAGCACAGAAACAGCTAATTCAAAAAAAATAGACAGTTCATGGTTAGGTACATCATGGGAAAACGATGCTAAGCAAACGATTCATATTTTTAAAGAACTTCATGAACCCATTGATTGGATCATTATAGACCATTATGGAATTGATAGTAGATGGCAAAAAGAAGTAAAAGAACATGTAAATAAAATAATGGTAATAGATGATTTGGCAAATCGCTCCCATTTCTGTGATGTTATTTTAGACCAAAATTTTTATCATGACTACAACAGTCGGTATGATTCATTGGTGCCGAAGCGTTGCATAAAATTATTAGGACCAGATTATGTTTTGCTTCGCCCTGAATTTATGATCACAGAAAAGAAGGCTATAGACAAGATTAAAAAGAAAAGGAAAATATTTATTTCCTTTGGTGGAGCAGATCCAACGAACGAGACTGAAAAGGCTCTAAATGCATTAAAAAAAATAAAAACCAATCATGATCTTGAAATTGATGTAGTTGTTGGAAAAGGCAATCCTCATAAAGAAAGAATAAAAAGGATTTGTGACACTGGAAGCTTTCGTTATTTTTGTCAAGTGAATAACATAGCTCAGTTAATGGCTGATGCCGATTTAGCTATTGGTGCTGGAGGGATTTCCATCTATGAAAGATTGTATATGGGGCTACCTTCTATTACCATTTCAACGGCTGATAACCAAACGAAGGCATTAAACGACCTTGCATTAGAAGGTTATGTCTATTATTTGGGTGAGTCAAAGGAAGTATCGGAAATACTCATTGAGAATACAGTCCTACATTTTCTTCTGAATAGATTGGAGCTAAAACGATATGAGTTTAATGAGAGAAGCAATTTTCTTTGGGAGCAACTACAAAATCCTTCAAATAATCAACAGAAAGATACCGATAAAAAAGGTTTTTTGTGA
- the pseC gene encoding UDP-4-amino-4,6-dideoxy-N-acetyl-beta-L-altrosamine transaminase yields the protein MGDHIHFGNIRDSYLPYGRQWIDADDIQAVVNVLKGDFLTTGPYVLEFERQVAQYVDAKYAVAFSNGTAALHAACFAAGIGEDDEVITTPMTFAASSNCVLYQKGKVIFADIDEQTYNIDPASIKDRITSKTKAIIPVDFTGQPAYMDLILNIAMEFNLIVIQDAAHSLGAAYKGRKIGALSDMTMFSFHPVKHITSGEGGMITTNNKEYFDKLMQFRTHGITRDKEKLQKDEGPWYYEMQFLGYNYRLTDIQAALGTSQLTKIDRFIELRKKYVDMYNKAFKNMPEIILPFQHEHTESSWHLYIIRLNLHLLSAGRREIFEALQKQNIGVNVHYIPVYLNPYYQELGYEKGLCPKAEKLYNEMITLPLFPSMTEQDAEDVIRAVQKTITLYRK from the coding sequence ATGGGGGATCATATTCATTTTGGCAATATTAGAGACTCCTATTTGCCGTATGGAAGACAGTGGATTGATGCTGATGATATTCAGGCAGTCGTAAACGTTTTAAAGGGGGATTTTTTAACAACTGGTCCTTATGTACTTGAATTTGAAAGACAAGTAGCGCAATACGTCGACGCAAAATATGCGGTCGCTTTTTCAAATGGTACTGCAGCTTTGCACGCAGCCTGTTTTGCAGCAGGTATCGGAGAAGATGATGAAGTGATCACAACGCCTATGACATTTGCGGCAAGTTCAAATTGCGTTTTGTATCAAAAAGGGAAGGTGATTTTTGCTGATATTGATGAACAAACATACAATATCGATCCAGCCTCTATTAAAGATAGAATAACAAGTAAAACGAAGGCCATTATCCCTGTTGATTTTACCGGTCAGCCTGCATATATGGACCTGATTTTGAATATTGCGATGGAATTTAATCTGATCGTTATTCAAGATGCTGCCCATTCTCTAGGAGCAGCCTATAAGGGAAGAAAAATTGGCGCTCTTAGTGATATGACCATGTTCAGCTTTCATCCAGTTAAGCATATAACATCGGGTGAAGGCGGAATGATTACAACAAATAATAAAGAGTACTTTGATAAACTAATGCAATTTCGGACCCACGGAATAACAAGGGATAAGGAAAAACTCCAAAAGGATGAAGGTCCTTGGTATTACGAAATGCAATTTCTCGGCTACAATTATCGCTTGACTGATATCCAGGCTGCTTTAGGTACTAGTCAATTAACGAAAATTGATCGCTTCATAGAATTGAGAAAGAAATATGTAGATATGTACAATAAAGCGTTCAAAAACATGCCAGAAATCATCCTCCCATTTCAACATGAGCACACTGAATCAAGCTGGCATCTATATATTATCCGACTAAATCTTCACTTACTTTCTGCTGGCAGACGAGAAATTTTCGAGGCACTGCAAAAACAAAATATTGGCGTAAACGTGCATTATATTCCTGTTTATTTAAACCCGTATTACCAGGAGCTTGGCTATGAAAAAGGGTTATGTCCAAAAGCAGAAAAGTTATATAACGAAATGATCACACTCCCATTATTCCCAAGCATGACTGAACAAGATGCAGAAGACGTAATAAGAGCTGTACAGAAGACAATCACCCTTTACAGGAAATAA
- the pseB gene encoding UDP-N-acetylglucosamine 4,6-dehydratase (inverting) produces MERMIGKTILVTGGTGSFGKNFIQKVLEKNVKKVIIYSRDELKQYEMAQEFKDPRLRFFIGDVRDKDRLYRAFDGVDIVIHAAALKHVGACEYNPFEAIKTNIYGAQNIIEAAIDKGVERVIALSTDKAANPVNLYGATKLASDKLFVAGNSYVGFKNTKFSVVRYGNVVGSRGSVVPLYKKLKDTGKLPITDRRMTRFWITLDQGVQFVLDSLERMHGGEIFIPKIPSMKVEDLAKAIAPECQIEVVGIRPGEKLHETMITEDDARRTVEFESYYLIQPEFPWWSPEFVKGGTQLHDGFEYRSDRNTEWLTVEELNALVKDVGAD; encoded by the coding sequence ATGGAAAGAATGATAGGTAAGACAATCTTAGTAACAGGCGGCACAGGATCTTTTGGGAAAAATTTTATACAAAAAGTCCTCGAAAAGAATGTAAAAAAAGTGATTATTTACAGCCGTGATGAGTTAAAACAATACGAAATGGCCCAAGAATTCAAAGATCCAAGACTAAGGTTTTTTATAGGGGATGTTCGTGATAAGGACCGTTTGTATCGTGCATTTGATGGTGTTGATATAGTCATTCATGCTGCTGCCTTAAAGCATGTAGGTGCTTGTGAGTATAACCCTTTTGAGGCTATTAAAACGAATATATATGGCGCTCAAAACATTATAGAAGCTGCCATTGACAAAGGAGTTGAGCGGGTAATTGCGCTTAGCACTGATAAAGCGGCAAATCCGGTTAATCTTTATGGGGCAACGAAGCTAGCGTCAGATAAACTTTTTGTAGCTGGTAATTCATACGTAGGTTTTAAAAATACAAAATTTTCAGTAGTTCGCTATGGAAACGTAGTCGGGAGCAGAGGTAGTGTTGTTCCTTTGTACAAAAAATTAAAAGATACTGGAAAACTGCCGATTACCGACAGAAGGATGACCCGTTTTTGGATTACATTGGACCAAGGGGTTCAATTTGTCCTAGATAGTTTAGAACGAATGCATGGGGGAGAAATATTTATTCCGAAAATCCCAAGTATGAAGGTAGAGGATTTAGCGAAAGCAATAGCACCTGAATGTCAGATAGAAGTGGTAGGAATTCGTCCTGGAGAAAAACTTCATGAAACAATGATTACAGAGGACGATGCGAGACGAACAGTGGAGTTCGAGTCATATTATCTTATTCAGCCAGAATTTCCATGGTGGTCACCTGAATTTGTTAAGGGTGGTACACAGCTCCATGATGGATTTGAATATAGAAGTGATCGAAATACGGAATGGTTGACAGTGGAAGAATTGAATGCACTTGTTAAAGACGTGGGGGCTGATTAA